The Granulicella sibirica genome has a segment encoding these proteins:
- a CDS encoding VWA domain-containing protein, translating into MLIDVRFRLLLLLCLLPASSAMAQQPEVAAHPDKGRISLDVVVAAKNGPPVAGLEQGDFLLTDNKTARPMTSFRAMARGQEPVEVVLLIDAVNTNYEHVSYERQQIDQFLKANGGKLELPTALAIFTDTGSQMQQTFSRDGNSLADSLDHQTIGLREIRRSAGFYGAEDRLQLSLEALRQLMAREGPRPGRKLVLWVSPGWPLLSGAGVDLSMKERERIFRTIVDTSTAMREAGITLYNLNPLGPTENLSAAFYYENYLKGVPNSGKTDLGDLGLQVLARQSGGLTLTSSNDVRAMLQKAVSDTDAYYQISFEPAPADKPDEYHHIEVKVEKPGLIARTRDGYYAQP; encoded by the coding sequence ATGCTGATCGACGTGCGCTTTCGCCTGCTTCTTCTTCTTTGCCTTCTACCGGCCTCCTCGGCGATGGCGCAACAGCCGGAAGTTGCCGCTCATCCGGATAAGGGGAGGATCAGCCTTGACGTCGTGGTTGCGGCTAAGAACGGACCACCCGTTGCGGGGCTGGAGCAGGGGGATTTCCTTCTGACCGACAACAAGACGGCGAGGCCGATGACTTCATTCCGAGCGATGGCCCGCGGGCAGGAGCCGGTGGAGGTCGTTCTGCTGATCGACGCCGTGAACACGAACTACGAGCATGTGAGCTACGAACGGCAGCAGATCGACCAGTTTTTGAAAGCGAACGGCGGGAAGCTGGAGCTCCCGACGGCTCTGGCAATCTTTACGGATACCGGAAGCCAGATGCAGCAGACATTCTCCAGGGACGGAAATTCCCTGGCTGACTCGCTGGATCACCAGACGATCGGCCTGAGGGAAATCCGACGGTCGGCGGGCTTCTATGGGGCGGAGGATCGACTGCAACTGTCGCTCGAGGCGCTTCGGCAGTTGATGGCGCGCGAAGGGCCTCGTCCCGGACGGAAGCTCGTTCTGTGGGTCTCGCCCGGGTGGCCGCTGCTTTCGGGAGCAGGTGTCGATCTTTCGATGAAGGAGCGCGAACGCATCTTTCGGACAATCGTCGATACCTCGACCGCGATGCGCGAGGCCGGAATTACTCTCTACAATCTGAACCCGCTTGGTCCGACGGAGAATCTCTCGGCAGCCTTCTACTACGAGAACTACCTGAAGGGGGTACCCAATTCGGGAAAGACGGATCTGGGAGACCTGGGTCTACAAGTGCTGGCGCGGCAGAGCGGCGGCCTTACGCTGACCTCGAGCAACGATGTCAGGGCAATGCTCCAGAAAGCCGTCTCGGATACGGACGCCTACTACCAGATATCGTTCGAACCGGCTCCGGCGGACAAGCCAGATGAATATCACCACATCGAGGTGAAGGTGGAGAAGCCTGGGCTCATTGCGCGGACGCGGGATGGATATTACGCGCAGCCCTAA
- a CDS encoding NAD(P)H-hydrate dehydratase, whose translation MTMMQVLTAAEMGAVDKRTEEEFGIPLEELMERAGDAVARFCLREYPEAKHVTVICGKGNNGGDGLVAARLIALAGCEVTVLLLAAEGDIKGLPAKMLDDLRGAATGDDDGPAVLIEFCAGEEELFEQSAALEGAELLIDAVVGTGFKAPLRGVAAVAQERVSRLTAPVVAVDLPSGWDADSVEQNAEGAFRADAVVTFTAPKMAHVFGHLASSRVSGDAFGPVVVAEIGSPDEAIQSAGRVSWAGESKAIAEAWRDINGNKGKFGHVLLVGGSYGTFGAPSMSSLAALRTGAGLVTAGVPKMIANEVGRVTPELMVRALAEGDAGEASMANLEEEKLATLIKGISVLAVGPGLSTRGEASEFARALVAKTTMPVVIDADALNAFAGKTELLKSAAAGGRTVVLTPHPGEMGRLAGMTVKEVEADRIGLARKFATEHGVTLVLKGWRTLIAHPDGSIAVNTTGNPSMAKGGSGDILTGIVAAMIAQFPQDVARAVEAAVYLHGLAGDFAAHAMDEHTVLATDTVSHLSDAFRYRVRDEDGFTWLAGVHE comes from the coding sequence ATGACCATGATGCAGGTTCTGACGGCGGCGGAGATGGGCGCGGTAGACAAGCGAACCGAGGAGGAGTTTGGGATTCCGCTTGAGGAGCTGATGGAAAGGGCCGGAGACGCGGTGGCCCGGTTCTGCCTGCGGGAGTATCCCGAGGCGAAGCACGTGACCGTAATTTGCGGGAAAGGCAATAACGGTGGGGATGGGCTGGTTGCGGCTCGCCTGATCGCGCTCGCAGGATGCGAGGTCACGGTGCTTCTGCTGGCCGCGGAGGGTGATATCAAGGGTCTTCCTGCGAAGATGCTGGATGACCTTCGTGGCGCTGCGACGGGTGACGATGACGGACCAGCCGTTCTGATCGAGTTCTGCGCTGGGGAAGAAGAATTATTTGAGCAGAGCGCGGCACTTGAAGGGGCGGAGCTCCTGATTGATGCGGTGGTTGGGACGGGTTTCAAAGCACCGTTGCGTGGAGTGGCTGCCGTTGCCCAGGAACGGGTTAGCCGGCTCACGGCTCCGGTGGTGGCGGTCGATTTGCCCTCAGGCTGGGATGCGGATTCGGTTGAACAGAATGCGGAAGGTGCTTTCCGAGCGGATGCGGTCGTGACCTTTACGGCTCCGAAGATGGCACACGTGTTTGGGCATCTGGCATCGTCGCGGGTGTCGGGCGATGCGTTTGGGCCGGTGGTGGTGGCGGAGATCGGGTCGCCGGATGAGGCGATCCAGTCGGCTGGGCGGGTTAGTTGGGCGGGTGAGTCGAAGGCGATCGCGGAAGCCTGGCGGGATATCAATGGGAATAAAGGCAAGTTTGGGCATGTGCTGCTTGTCGGTGGGAGCTACGGGACGTTTGGCGCGCCTTCGATGAGTTCACTCGCGGCGCTGCGGACGGGTGCGGGGCTGGTGACGGCTGGTGTGCCGAAGATGATCGCGAACGAGGTGGGGAGGGTGACGCCGGAGTTGATGGTACGGGCTCTCGCCGAGGGAGACGCTGGCGAGGCTTCAATGGCGAATCTTGAAGAGGAAAAGCTGGCGACGCTGATCAAGGGGATCTCGGTGCTTGCTGTTGGGCCGGGGCTTTCGACGCGAGGGGAGGCGTCGGAGTTTGCGCGGGCGTTGGTGGCGAAGACGACGATGCCGGTGGTAATCGATGCTGATGCCTTGAATGCGTTTGCGGGGAAGACGGAGTTGTTGAAGAGTGCCGCGGCGGGTGGTAGGACGGTTGTGCTGACTCCGCATCCGGGCGAGATGGGGCGGCTTGCGGGGATGACGGTGAAAGAGGTTGAGGCGGATCGCATTGGGCTGGCGCGGAAGTTTGCGACGGAGCATGGGGTGACGCTTGTGCTGAAAGGGTGGAGGACGTTGATCGCGCATCCCGATGGGAGCATCGCGGTGAACACGACCGGGAATCCTTCGATGGCGAAGGGTGGGAGCGGCGATATTTTGACGGGGATCGTTGCCGCGATGATTGCTCAGTTTCCGCAGGATGTGGCGCGGGCGGTTGAGGCGGCTGTGTATCTGCACGGGCTTGCTGGAGACTTCGCGGCGCATGCGATGGACGAGCATACGGTGCTTGCGACCGATACGGTGTCCCATCTGAGCGACGCCTTCCGGTACCGGGTCCGTGACGAGGATGGGTTTACCTGGCTGGCGGGAGTGCATGAATGA
- the tsaE gene encoding tRNA (adenosine(37)-N6)-threonylcarbamoyltransferase complex ATPase subunit type 1 TsaE encodes MREWTREKKLKTRSVNGTLALGEMVSEILVKAGKLVILRGDLGAGKTTLVKGIASALGAAEEEDVVSPTFTLVHAFQGRKVRLYHLDVYRLETERELATLGIEEMVEEPGSLVVVEWGEKFPSLVEAADAEVAMALGEVESERLLELKWRG; translated from the coding sequence ATGAGGGAGTGGACGCGGGAGAAGAAGCTCAAGACCAGGAGCGTGAACGGGACGCTCGCGCTGGGGGAGATGGTGTCGGAGATCCTGGTGAAGGCGGGCAAGCTGGTCATCCTCCGCGGGGATCTAGGGGCGGGCAAGACGACGCTGGTGAAGGGGATCGCCTCGGCGCTTGGAGCGGCTGAGGAGGAGGACGTCGTCAGTCCTACGTTCACGCTTGTGCATGCTTTTCAGGGGCGCAAGGTGAGGCTGTATCACCTGGACGTCTACCGCCTGGAGACGGAGCGGGAGCTGGCTACGCTTGGCATCGAAGAGATGGTCGAGGAGCCTGGGTCGCTTGTGGTAGTCGAATGGGGCGAGAAGTTTCCGAGCCTGGTCGAAGCGGCTGATGCCGAAGTGGCGATGGCGCTTGGCGAGGTCGAGAGCGAAAGGCTGCTGGAGTTGAAGTGGCGGGGTTAG
- a CDS encoding class I SAM-dependent methyltransferase, whose protein sequence is MRKPAASPRKRKTAEAVHPFDEAHGVETSGLIPAASLTTGHPNDEHITAYYGVAPSILRSLIDRWLGSQPSHSIERVTFVDIGAGKGRGILVASEYPFKQVIGIELNPALAALAQRNVTHWVATQPHLAPINLMEQDATEFYFPSTPCLLFLFHPFEAPVLNKLLRRIEIQFANRPATLDLLYVNSEHANLVDAHPAFTRLFFGPVPMSPEDHAADLAAIAEQTMYGSTGDEECAIYRYTGRAKTKTG, encoded by the coding sequence ATGCGCAAGCCAGCCGCCTCGCCCCGGAAGCGCAAGACCGCCGAGGCCGTCCACCCCTTCGACGAGGCGCATGGCGTTGAAACCAGCGGCCTCATCCCCGCTGCAAGCCTCACCACCGGCCACCCCAACGACGAGCACATCACCGCCTACTACGGCGTAGCTCCGTCGATCCTGCGCTCCCTCATCGACCGTTGGCTCGGCTCACAACCCTCGCACTCCATCGAGCGTGTCACCTTTGTCGACATCGGTGCCGGCAAGGGACGCGGCATCCTCGTCGCCAGCGAATACCCCTTCAAGCAGGTCATCGGCATCGAGCTAAACCCGGCCCTCGCCGCCCTGGCGCAGCGCAACGTGACTCACTGGGTCGCGACGCAGCCTCACCTCGCGCCCATCAACCTGATGGAGCAGGATGCGACCGAGTTCTACTTCCCCTCGACGCCTTGCCTCCTCTTCCTCTTTCACCCCTTCGAAGCGCCCGTCCTCAACAAGCTTCTCCGCCGCATCGAGATACAGTTCGCCAACCGCCCCGCCACACTCGACCTTCTCTACGTGAACAGCGAGCACGCCAATTTGGTCGATGCGCACCCTGCCTTCACGCGGCTCTTCTTCGGACCAGTCCCCATGTCCCCCGAAGATCATGCCGCCGACCTGGCCGCAATAGCCGAGCAGACCATGTACGGCTCAACCGGCGACGAAGAGTGTGCGATCTACCGATACACCGGCCGCGCGAAGACGAAGACCGGCTAA
- a CDS encoding metal-sulfur cluster assembly factor, with protein MQLTETTIREALRDCYDPEVPCNIVDLGLVYQVDVAPDPDAPGAGIPGVPQKHRVHIDLTLTSKGCPAHTQIIAQIENRLFAFPTISKTDVALVWQPMWTPQRISPEGRKLLGIE; from the coding sequence ATGCAACTCACCGAAACCACCATCCGCGAGGCTCTCCGCGACTGCTACGACCCCGAGGTCCCGTGCAACATCGTCGATCTCGGCCTTGTCTACCAGGTCGACGTCGCGCCCGACCCCGACGCTCCCGGAGCCGGCATCCCCGGCGTCCCGCAGAAGCACCGTGTCCACATCGATCTCACCCTCACCTCGAAGGGCTGCCCCGCCCACACGCAGATCATCGCCCAGATCGAGAACCGCCTCTTCGCCTTCCCCACCATCAGCAAGACAGATGTCGCCCTCGTCTGGCAGCCGATGTGGACCCCCCAGCGCATCAGCCCCGAAGGCCGCAAGCTCCTCGGCATCGAGTAG
- a CDS encoding polyprenyl synthetase family protein encodes MPDRTDAVKHLLTTGAIATDEALERLLPGPETQPHSIHRAMRHSTFAGGKRLRPILCIEAARMVAGTPEPPDGAARLGAALEMLHTYSLIHDDLPALDNDDLRRGQPTCHVAFGEATAILAGDALQTLAFQTISDLPAPPATVVAILRAVSIAIGTGVGADLPGALAPGMIGGQVMDLESGGKPPTADLVERIHRAKTGALITVSIVAGGLLGAAEAEHPPSADTIVRLRTFGEKAGLAFQIVDDVLDMTQDSTQLGKTAGKDTATDKATWPAVYGIEQSKADASQLIADAFEALTTFGEAATPLKSLAQYLVERTH; translated from the coding sequence ATGCCTGACCGCACCGACGCTGTAAAGCACCTACTCACCACCGGCGCCATCGCGACCGACGAAGCACTCGAACGCCTGCTCCCCGGCCCCGAAACCCAGCCTCACTCCATCCACCGCGCCATGCGTCACAGCACCTTCGCCGGCGGCAAGCGTCTCCGTCCCATCCTCTGCATAGAAGCCGCGCGCATGGTCGCAGGCACACCCGAGCCACCCGATGGCGCCGCCCGCCTCGGTGCCGCGCTCGAGATGCTCCACACCTACTCGCTCATTCACGATGACCTCCCGGCACTCGACAATGACGATCTCCGCCGCGGCCAGCCCACCTGCCACGTAGCCTTCGGAGAAGCCACCGCAATTCTCGCTGGCGATGCCCTCCAAACCCTCGCCTTCCAAACGATCTCCGACCTCCCCGCCCCACCAGCCACCGTCGTCGCGATCCTCCGAGCCGTCTCCATCGCCATTGGCACAGGCGTAGGAGCCGATCTCCCCGGAGCCCTCGCGCCAGGCATGATCGGCGGCCAGGTCATGGACCTCGAATCCGGCGGCAAGCCTCCCACCGCCGACCTCGTCGAACGCATCCACCGCGCCAAGACAGGCGCCCTCATCACCGTCTCCATCGTCGCCGGCGGTCTCCTCGGCGCGGCCGAAGCCGAGCATCCGCCAAGCGCCGACACCATCGTCCGCCTCCGCACCTTCGGCGAAAAAGCTGGTCTCGCCTTCCAGATCGTCGACGACGTCCTCGACATGACCCAGGATTCCACCCAACTCGGTAAAACCGCGGGAAAAGACACCGCAACCGACAAGGCCACATGGCCCGCCGTCTATGGCATCGAGCAGTCGAAAGCAGATGCCTCCCAACTCATCGCCGACGCCTTCGAAGCCCTTACCACCTTCGGCGAAGCCGCCACGCCCCTCAAGTCACTTGCGCAGTATCTGGTCGAGCGCACCCACTAA
- a CDS encoding MOSC domain-containing protein, translating into MPTPTIIATSLSATHSFSKSPQLYIRLEAGIGVQGDAHAGPTTQHIYIRKKDPTRRNLTQVHLIHAELLDALSLEPGQMGENLTTRHLDLHSLPVGTRLDIGTTTLEITGYRTPCSQINGLRPGLMNAVFTPSKQPNAGIMAIVLTSGDIHPGDPIHITLPPLPHRPLGPV; encoded by the coding sequence GTGCCTACCCCAACGATCATCGCGACCAGCCTCTCCGCGACCCACTCCTTCAGCAAGAGCCCGCAGCTTTACATCCGTCTCGAAGCAGGCATCGGCGTTCAGGGAGACGCCCACGCCGGCCCAACCACCCAGCACATCTACATCCGCAAGAAGGACCCCACCCGCCGAAACCTCACCCAGGTCCACCTCATCCACGCCGAACTCCTCGACGCCCTCTCTCTCGAGCCCGGACAAATGGGCGAGAACCTCACCACTCGCCACCTCGACCTGCACAGCCTCCCCGTCGGCACCCGCCTAGACATCGGCACCACCACCCTCGAGATCACCGGCTACCGCACCCCATGCTCCCAGATCAACGGGCTAAGACCCGGCCTCATGAATGCCGTCTTCACGCCCAGCAAACAGCCCAACGCCGGCATCATGGCCATCGTCCTCACCTCCGGCGACATCCACCCAGGCGACCCCATCCACATCACCCTCCCGCCCCTCCCCCATCGTCCGCTCGGTCCCGTCTAA
- a CDS encoding penicillin acylase family protein — MSYLDPLAPEPLLATRRNAEPPPARKPRRLVRAAALILPILLLLALAASFGARYWVRNALQASLPQLDGQLSISGLSAPVSVRRDAHGVPHIQAANVDDLILAQGYVTAQDRLWQMDTLRRSAAGDLAEILGASLVSHDRTQRLLQMRASADSAVTVLPPDQLHWLEQYAKGVNASMATQAPNLPLEFRILRYKPAPWTPRDSILIGLFMFQDLSTSFPEKLGHEALAAKLSPDLLADLYPAGSWRDHPPGHTVDLSMPVDEIEQIPLDESQSKLQNPSLATPGHAASLLAGIANLPNSHLNCDSCIAGSNNWAVSADHSTTGKPILSNDTHLRHSAPGIWYEADLEAPTSDPARPFHAAGVTIPGAPFVIIGHNAHVAWGLTVLGGDVQDLYIEHLRGQGSQTEYQSPDGSWRPVTHREELIHVHGSKDVILDVQLTHHGEIDTPIISGMFPNEQRTLALRWIVYDPTIPTSPFFDIDSANDWPTFSAALSKFNGPSQNLMYADDQGHIAYHAIGRVPLRGSDPTSPQPISPVPTDATAPDAATHEWSGYIPFDKMPAVLDPPDGILATANARTTPDNYPYPINLDWAAPYRNERIWKLLASKPRFTVADMLAIQTDVYSDVDKVIAERLTYALDHAIDQSRPAKPSGGSSARRLHQAADLLRTWNGHVDADSPAAAIVDAARAALWTLILTPRLGPDTDLYLWGEKPYAEEQIIMHTPDRWLPPGFNNWDQLLTAAVDVGLNEQHAPLDLSKWSSGKANPVEIDHPIYSRSSLLRSLLRVPIGTGIQPQSGDGTTVKQVGRTFGPSQRLTVDLSNLDESTLNIVLGQSGDPASPWFMDQFNSWLHGTTYPMPFTTSATTAATSHTLTLNPQ, encoded by the coding sequence ATGAGCTACCTGGACCCACTCGCTCCCGAACCCCTCCTCGCCACCCGTCGAAATGCCGAGCCACCGCCCGCCAGAAAGCCCCGCCGCCTCGTCCGCGCCGCCGCCCTCATCCTCCCCATCCTGCTCCTACTAGCCCTCGCCGCCTCCTTCGGAGCCCGCTACTGGGTACGGAATGCCCTCCAGGCATCTCTCCCCCAGCTTGACGGCCAACTCTCCATCTCCGGCCTCTCCGCCCCGGTGAGCGTTCGGCGCGACGCTCACGGCGTCCCCCACATCCAGGCTGCCAACGTCGACGACCTCATCCTCGCCCAGGGCTACGTCACCGCCCAGGACCGCCTCTGGCAGATGGACACCCTCCGCCGCAGCGCAGCAGGCGATCTCGCCGAGATCCTCGGAGCCAGCCTGGTCTCCCACGACCGCACCCAGCGCCTCCTCCAGATGCGAGCCTCCGCCGACAGCGCCGTCACCGTCCTTCCACCGGACCAACTCCACTGGCTCGAACAATACGCGAAGGGGGTCAACGCAAGCATGGCCACGCAGGCCCCAAACCTTCCCCTCGAGTTCCGCATCCTGCGCTACAAACCTGCCCCCTGGACGCCGCGCGACTCGATCCTCATCGGCCTCTTCATGTTCCAGGACCTCAGCACCAGCTTCCCCGAAAAGCTCGGCCACGAGGCCCTCGCCGCCAAACTCTCCCCCGATCTTCTAGCCGACCTCTACCCCGCCGGTTCCTGGCGCGATCACCCACCTGGCCATACGGTCGACCTCTCAATGCCCGTCGACGAGATCGAGCAGATCCCCCTCGACGAGTCCCAAAGTAAACTCCAAAATCCATCTCTCGCCACACCCGGGCACGCCGCAAGCCTCCTCGCAGGTATCGCCAACCTCCCAAACTCCCACCTCAACTGCGACTCCTGCATCGCCGGCTCCAACAACTGGGCCGTCTCCGCCGATCACAGCACCACCGGCAAACCCATCCTGTCGAACGACACGCACCTCCGCCACTCCGCGCCAGGCATCTGGTATGAAGCCGACCTCGAAGCCCCAACCTCCGACCCCGCCAGGCCCTTCCACGCCGCCGGCGTTACCATCCCCGGAGCTCCCTTTGTCATCATCGGCCACAATGCCCACGTGGCCTGGGGCCTCACCGTCCTCGGTGGCGACGTTCAGGACCTCTACATCGAACACCTCCGCGGCCAGGGCTCCCAGACCGAATACCAATCCCCCGACGGATCCTGGCGCCCGGTCACCCACCGCGAAGAGCTGATCCACGTCCACGGCTCGAAGGACGTCATCCTCGACGTCCAGCTCACCCATCACGGCGAAATCGACACCCCCATCATCTCCGGCATGTTCCCCAACGAGCAGCGCACCCTCGCACTCCGCTGGATCGTCTACGACCCCACCATTCCCACCTCGCCCTTCTTCGACATCGACTCCGCCAACGACTGGCCCACCTTCTCCGCCGCCCTCTCAAAGTTCAACGGTCCCAGCCAGAACCTCATGTACGCCGACGATCAGGGCCACATCGCCTACCACGCCATCGGCAGAGTCCCCCTCCGCGGCTCCGACCCCACCAGCCCACAACCCATCTCCCCCGTCCCCACCGACGCTACCGCGCCTGATGCCGCTACCCACGAGTGGTCCGGCTACATCCCCTTCGACAAGATGCCCGCCGTCCTCGACCCACCCGACGGCATCCTCGCCACCGCCAACGCCCGCACCACGCCCGACAATTACCCCTACCCCATCAACCTCGATTGGGCCGCCCCTTACCGCAACGAGCGTATCTGGAAGCTACTCGCCTCGAAGCCCCGCTTCACCGTAGCCGACATGCTCGCCATCCAGACCGACGTCTATTCCGACGTCGACAAGGTCATCGCCGAGCGCCTCACCTACGCCCTCGATCACGCAATCGATCAATCTCGGCCAGCAAAGCCATCAGGCGGAAGCAGCGCCAGGCGCCTCCACCAGGCCGCCGACCTCCTCCGGACCTGGAACGGCCACGTCGACGCCGACTCTCCCGCCGCCGCCATCGTCGACGCCGCCCGCGCCGCTCTCTGGACCCTCATCCTCACCCCTCGCCTCGGCCCAGACACCGACCTCTACCTCTGGGGCGAAAAACCCTACGCGGAAGAGCAGATCATCATGCACACCCCCGACCGCTGGCTCCCACCCGGCTTCAACAACTGGGACCAACTCCTCACCGCCGCCGTCGACGTCGGCCTCAACGAGCAGCACGCCCCGCTAGACCTCTCCAAGTGGTCCAGCGGCAAGGCCAACCCTGTCGAGATCGATCACCCCATCTACAGCCGCTCCAGCCTCCTTCGCTCGCTCCTTCGCGTTCCCATCGGCACCGGCATCCAGCCCCAATCCGGCGACGGCACCACCGTCAAGCAGGTAGGCCGCACCTTCGGCCCATCCCAGCGCCTCACCGTCGACCTCTCCAACCTGGACGAGAGCACCTTGAACATCGTCCTCGGCCAATCCGGCGACCCCGCCAGCCCATGGTTTATGGACCAGTTCAACTCCTGGCTCCACGGCACAACCTACCCCATGCCTTTCACTACCTCCGCCACCACAGCCGCAACAAGTCACACCCTAACCCTGAACCCTCAGTAA
- a CDS encoding Na+/H+ antiporter — protein MGVLIFLPPLLYSSAWTTSWREFRHNAVSIGFLAVGLVAFTVWGVAEFSDRFITFMDWKAGFLLGGVVAATDAIAATSIARSLGLPRRIVDVLEGESLLNDATALLALEFGLHMLMGGTTPSAGEAIFRLFYLTVVGAGVGLAIGFVVSRLSVLIDDGPVEMVVSIVLPYAAYLAGDAVNASGVFAVVACGLYMSRQSSTIYSPRVRMQMYGIWDALTFVLNGLVFVLIGLQLPFVLAAIRGLYSWGTLLKYGVAFSAVLIVLRLIWVYPAAWAAYWIECKCMKRGDAKPRNSAIFVIGWTGMRGVLALAAAISLPETMGNGTAFPTRSLILFLAFSVILVTLVLQGLSLPLLIRWLGLGKIAEGDEEERKAREIILTSAIEYLEKGREVDGERFSHIYEDLLHRYRHRLAAVGSGNEDDSYSGMDEGTYKRLKEIAAGAVKTERRAMIRLRDEGKISDDALRAMQNELDLQETRYEGAVE, from the coding sequence ATGGGTGTTCTGATCTTCCTGCCGCCGCTGCTTTATTCGTCAGCCTGGACGACCTCGTGGCGGGAGTTCCGGCATAACGCGGTGAGCATCGGGTTCCTTGCGGTGGGCTTGGTGGCATTCACGGTGTGGGGCGTGGCGGAGTTTTCCGACCGGTTTATCACGTTCATGGACTGGAAGGCTGGTTTCCTGCTGGGTGGGGTCGTGGCGGCTACCGATGCGATCGCGGCGACTTCCATTGCGCGATCGCTTGGGCTGCCAAGGCGGATTGTGGATGTGCTCGAAGGAGAGAGCCTGTTGAACGATGCCACCGCGCTTCTGGCTCTGGAGTTCGGGCTGCATATGCTAATGGGCGGAACGACGCCGTCGGCCGGAGAAGCGATCTTCCGGCTGTTTTACCTGACGGTTGTGGGTGCGGGTGTGGGACTGGCGATCGGGTTTGTGGTGTCGCGGCTGAGCGTGCTGATCGACGATGGGCCGGTGGAGATGGTGGTGTCGATCGTATTGCCGTACGCGGCTTATCTGGCGGGGGATGCGGTGAACGCCTCGGGGGTGTTCGCGGTTGTGGCGTGCGGGCTTTACATGAGCAGGCAGAGCTCGACGATCTACTCGCCTCGGGTTCGGATGCAGATGTACGGGATCTGGGACGCGCTGACTTTCGTGCTGAACGGGCTGGTGTTTGTGCTGATCGGGCTGCAGCTCCCGTTTGTTCTGGCAGCGATTCGCGGGTTGTATAGCTGGGGGACGCTGCTGAAGTATGGCGTTGCCTTCAGCGCGGTGCTGATCGTGCTGCGGCTGATCTGGGTATATCCGGCGGCCTGGGCGGCTTACTGGATCGAGTGCAAGTGCATGAAGCGCGGAGATGCGAAGCCGCGCAATTCGGCGATCTTCGTGATTGGGTGGACGGGGATGCGAGGTGTACTCGCGCTGGCGGCGGCGATCTCGCTGCCGGAGACGATGGGGAATGGGACGGCGTTTCCTACGCGGAGCCTGATCCTGTTTCTTGCGTTCTCGGTGATCCTGGTGACGCTTGTTCTGCAGGGATTATCCCTGCCCCTGCTAATCCGGTGGCTGGGGTTGGGAAAGATAGCGGAAGGCGACGAAGAGGAGCGGAAGGCTCGAGAGATCATTTTGACCAGCGCGATCGAGTATCTGGAGAAAGGGCGGGAGGTGGATGGAGAGAGATTCTCTCACATTTACGAGGACCTGCTGCACCGATACCGGCATCGGCTGGCGGCGGTGGGGAGCGGGAACGAAGATGACTCGTATTCCGGGATGGACGAGGGAACGTACAAGCGCTTGAAGGAGATCGCGGCTGGGGCGGTGAAGACGGAGAGGCGAGCCATGATCCGGCTGCGGGACGAGGGCAAGATCAGCGACGATGCGCTTCGGGCGATGCAGAATGAGCTGGATCTGCAGGAAACGCGATATGAGGGGGCGGTGGAGTAG